The following are encoded in a window of Fusarium oxysporum f. sp. lycopersici 4287 chromosome 5, whole genome shotgun sequence genomic DNA:
- a CDS encoding prefoldin subunit 2, whose translation MSSAAQVPAKKQQDLQVTYSNYKNTLQQIAQRIGDIEQEAEEHKLVLETLEPLSEDRKCFRLINGVLVERTVKDVVPALKTNQEGLRKVLDDLVKQYKTKQDDLEKWKVRENLRFQPLV comes from the exons ATGTCTTCAGCGGCTCAGGTACCTGCTAAGAAGCAGCAAG ATCTTCAAGTCACCTACTCCAACTACAAGAACACTCTTCAGCAAATAGCTCAGAGAATTGGTGACATTGAGCAAGAAGCCGAGGAGCACAA GCTTGTTTTGGAGACACTAGAACCCCTTTCAGAAGACAGAAAGTGTTTCCGTCTCATCAACGGTGTGCTTGTTGAGAGGACGGTCAAGGATGTAGTACCAGCCCTCAAGACCAACCAAGAAGGGCTTCGCAAGGTGCTGGATGATTTGGTGAAGCAATACAAGACGAAGcaggatgatcttgagaagtgGAAGGTAAGAGAGAATTTGAGATTTCAGCCGTTGGTTTAG
- a CDS encoding hypothetical protein (At least one base has a quality score < 10): MENMGSYHHQLQWSGWGYQSAAHQYPRYSQQLPSYAAYLPESMELYNAHQGHLLHHHQMSRTTETKPRLSKEEVEILEAEFQKNHKPNSTTKKALAESMRVDNSRINNWFQNRRAREKKEKNIREYAAKQRMDKDTTANESGVHSDDDHLSDRVVSSAPFPAPRPLEIRSTDVSSPEHESENDASHSDFGAGSSPNLSSQPTPEPVSASLNASLPSYSQYPQLIVPNEDGEPTPSLSQQCFPRLSTSPIQEQYVYSSNNLAVDQSTSGPRTGLDMGRRADVGHSMRRVASATGVGRISKPCGGPRSPYFERNPEALMQLNRSPNFQSAATIAPPTPNTPVVANQQGLCEATPASTVAYEEKYPMDLAIHDPTLRTPPTTPGVMDQLYSNESVYQVAVADEPLVTPGLAPYPNEFEVPGTSSQVPNYVSQGCSSQPQTPSYGAPMGPTYFGFAGGNAEYNWSDDASLSAHSSPGQSQQSVNFMNMTPSSFTYSDK; this comes from the exons ATGGAGAACATGGGCTCATACCACCACCAACTTCAGTGGTCTGGCTGGGGCTACCAGAGCGCTGCTCATCAATACCCCAGATACTCTCAACAACTACCAAGTTATGCGGCTTACCTCCCTGAATCGATGGAGCTTTACAATGCTCACCAGGGGCATCTCctacatcatcaccaaaTGTCTAGAACAACTGAGACAAAGCCTCGACTCTCTAAAGAGGAGGTCGAGATCCTCGAAGCCGAGTTTCAGAAGAATCACAAGCCCAACAGCACTACCAAGAAGGCACTGGCCGAGTCTATGAGAGTAGACAACTCTCGTATCAAT AACTGGTTCCAAAACCGACGAGCAcgggagaagaaggagaaaaacATCCGCGAGTACGCGGCGAAGCAGAGAATGGACAAAGACACAACTGCCAATGAATCCGGTGTCCACTCAGACGACGACCATCTTTCTGATCGGGTCGTTTCCAGCGCTCCATTCCCAGCCCCTCGCCCTCTCGAAATCCGGTCGACAGACGTATCAAGTCCTGAGCATGAAAGCGAGAATGATGCTAGCCACTCCGATTTTGGTGCCGGCTCATCCCCAAATCTATCTTCCCAACCTACACCAGAGCCTGTGTCCGCATCTCTCAACGCATCCTTGCCCTCGTACAGTCAGTATCCTCAACTGATTGTGCCAAACGAGGATGGCGAACCTACTCCTTCATTATCCCAGCAGTGTTTCCCTCGCCTGTCCACATCCCCTATCCAGGAGCAATATGTTTACTCCAGCAACAACCTTGCTGTGGACCAGTCTA CAAGTGGTCCTAGAACCGGATTAGACATGGGAAGAAGGGCAGATGTTGGCCACTCAATGCGTCGTGTTGCTTCCGCGACTGGTGTTGGCCGTATCAGCAAACCCTGTGGTGGCCCCCGAAGCCCCTACTTCGAAAGAAACCCCGAGGCTCTGATGCAGCTTAACCGCTCCCCTAACTTCCAGTCTGCTGCAACAATCGCACCGCCCACTCCCAATACACCTGTCGTAGCAAACCAGCAAGGCTTATGCGAGGCCACTCCGGCTAGCACAGTAGCATACGAAGAGAAGTACCCAATGGATCTTGCCATTCACGACCCAACCCTGCGTACCCCTCCCACTACACCAGGTGTCATGGATCAACTGTACAGCAACGAATCTGTATATCAGGTCGCCGTGGCGGATGAACCTCTGGTGACACCAGGACTGGCGCCATACCCCAATGAGTTCGAGGTTCCTGGTACCTCAAGCCAAGTACCCAACTATGTTTCCCAGGGGTGCTCTAGCCAGCCCCAGACCCCTTCTTATGGCGCCCCAATGGGGCCTACCTACTTTGGCTTCGCTGGTGGCAATGCTGAGTACAATTGGTCTGATGACGCCTCATTATCAGCACATTCATCGCCTGGACAAAGCCAGCAGAGCGTCAATTTTATGAACATGACGCCCTCCAGCTTCACATACTCGGACAAGTGA
- a CDS encoding nuclear transcription Y subunit beta produces MSCDSSPKSPKAPRASKTDRADELDANIRNFAPVARIMKNALPENAKIAKEAKECMQECVSEFISFITSEASEKCQQEKRKTVNGEDILFAMTSLGFENYAEALKVYLSKYREQQNQSNRDRVGMDSNPQWLNDAKPEPSAVGEFGQDGNGVEAGGDPNYIYASQPGHNGNAAEGY; encoded by the exons ATGTCTTGCGATTCGTCCCCCAAATCACCCAAAGCGCCTCGCGCCTCTAAGACCGACAgggctgatgagcttgatgctaACATTCGAAACTTTGCTCCAGTTGCTCGTATCATGAAAAACGCACTACCTGAAAACGCAAAGATCGCGAAAGAGGCCAAGGAGTGTATGCAAGAATGTGTCAGCGAATTTATCTCTTTCATCACGAGTGAGG CGTCGGAGAAATGCCAGCAAGAGAAACGCAAGACCGTAAATGGGGAAGACATTCTTTTCGCCATGACGTCTCTCGGTTTCGAGAACTACGCGGAAGCGCTGAAAGTTTATCTCAGCAAGTACAGAGAG caacagaaTCAGTCGAACCGCGATCGAGTGGGGATGGATAGTAATCCACAATGGCTGAATGATGCCAAACCAGAGCCCAGTGCCGTGGGCGAGTTTGGACAGGACGGAAACGGCGTCGAGGCTGGGGGTGATCCCAACTACATTTATGCCTCACAACCTGGCCACAATGGCAACGCTGCCGAGGGCTACTAA
- a CDS encoding nuclear transcription Y subunit beta — protein sequence MSDSPQSAAPKEVDHGAPSPDDEAQMNEQQDPQAANSAGYEYEGVKEQDRWLPIANVARIMKNALPENAKIAKEAKECMQECVSEFISFITSEASEKCQQEKRKTVNGEDILFAMTSLGFENYAEALKVYLSKYREQQNQSNRDRVGMDSNPQWLNDAKPEPSAVGEFGQDGNGVEAGGDPNYIYASQPGHNGNAAEGY from the exons ATGTCGGATTCCCCCCAATCCGCTGCTCCCAAGGAGGTTGACCATGGTGCACCGTCACCCGACGACGAAGCACAAATGAACGAGCAACAAGACCCACAAGCCGCAAACTCAGCGGGCTACGAGTATGAGGGTGTAAAGGAACAGGATCGATGGTTGCCTATAGCCAATG TTGCTCGTATCATGAAAAACGCACTACCTGAAAACGCAAAGATCGCGAAAGAGGCCAAGGAGTGTATGCAAGAATGTGTCAGCGAATTTATCTCTTTCATCACGAGTGAGG CGTCGGAGAAATGCCAGCAAGAGAAACGCAAGACCGTAAATGGGGAAGACATTCTTTTCGCCATGACGTCTCTCGGTTTCGAGAACTACGCGGAAGCGCTGAAAGTTTATCTCAGCAAGTACAGAGAG caacagaaTCAGTCGAACCGCGATCGAGTGGGGATGGATAGTAATCCACAATGGCTGAATGATGCCAAACCAGAGCCCAGTGCCGTGGGCGAGTTTGGACAGGACGGAAACGGCGTCGAGGCTGGGGGTGATCCCAACTACATTTATGCCTCACAACCTGGCCACAATGGCAACGCTGCCGAGGGCTACTAA
- a CDS encoding prefoldin subunit 2 produces MSSAAQVPAKKQQDLQVTYSNYKNTLQQIAQRIGDIEQEAEEHKLVLETLEPLSEDRKCFRLINGVLVERTVKDVVPALKTNQEGLRKVLDDLVKQYKTKQDDLEKWKKKNNVQVVQQ; encoded by the exons ATGTCTTCAGCGGCTCAGGTACCTGCTAAGAAGCAGCAAG ATCTTCAAGTCACCTACTCCAACTACAAGAACACTCTTCAGCAAATAGCTCAGAGAATTGGTGACATTGAGCAAGAAGCCGAGGAGCACAA GCTTGTTTTGGAGACACTAGAACCCCTTTCAGAAGACAGAAAGTGTTTCCGTCTCATCAACGGTGTGCTTGTTGAGAGGACGGTCAAGGATGTAGTACCAGCCCTCAAGACCAACCAAGAAGGGCTTCGCAAGGTGCTGGATGATTTGGTGAAGCAATACAAGACGAAGcaggatgatcttgagaagtgGAAG aagaagaacaatgTGCAGGTTGTACAGCAATAA
- a CDS encoding oligosaccharyl transferase complex subunit OST4, whose amino-acid sequence MAAKKNVRDITPSAAATTQASTTSAGSVPPQPQPKPVAIAKNEIKGEVQWDKVVQNLYNHYVNNTPQRIKLVDAFMVFLVVVGVLQFINCALAGTFPFNAFLSGFCVTVGQFVLTASLRLQTNEAVKNDCPSVSPERAFADYIVCSLILHFFAINFIN is encoded by the exons ATGGCGGCTAAGAAGAACGTCCGCGATATCACCCCCTCGGCCGCTGCTACCACTCAGgccagcaccaccagcgCTGGTTCagttcctcctcagcctcagcccaAGCCCGTGGCTATCGCCAAGAACGAAATTAAGGGCGAAGTTCAGTGGGACAAGGTAGTCCAGAACCTCTACAATCACTACGTCAACAATACTCCTCAGCGCATCAAGTTGGTTGATGCTTTTATGGTCTTCCTTGTTGTCGTTGGTGTTCTCCAATTCATCAACTGCGCCCTCGCTGGCACCTTC CCCTTCAACGCTTTCCTGTCCGGCTTCTGTGTGACAGTTGGGCAGTTCGTCTTGACTG CTTCGCTACGACTTCAAACAAATGAGGCTGTCAAGAACGATTGCCCCTCAGTATCCCCCGAAAG AGCTTTCGCCGACTACATCGTCTGCAGCTTGATCCTGCATTTCTTCGCCATCAACTTCATTAACTAG
- a CDS encoding glycerol 3-phosphatase 1, whose product MGSTPEYNLPPQELTFDGFLFDMDGTIIDSTEAVVKHWETIGNEIGVAPEVILETSHGRRSIDILKILAPEKANWDYVRDMEGRLPKYHGHEAVEIPGARSMLEALIARSSPWAIVTSGTVPLVTGWLRARDLPTPPSDHLVTAESVENGKPDPACYRLGRERLSLQAEDAQVLVLEDSPAGIRAGKAAGCKVLGLVTSHTVEQVIAAEPDWVVRDLSSVKVLRSEGGKVTIEISNALRI is encoded by the exons ATGGGATCAACTCCGGAATACAACCTGCCCCCGCAGGAGCTTACATTTGACGGGTTTCTCTTCGATATGGACGGTACTATTATCGACTCCACGGAAGCAGTAGTGAAGCACTGGGAAAC AATTGGGAATGAGATAGGCGTTGCCCCCGAAGTTATCCTTGAGACTTCTCATGGACGACGAAGCATCGACATTCTCAAGATTCTCGCACCTGAAAAGGCGAACTGGGATT ATGTACGTGACATGGAAGGACGTCTGCCCAAGTACCACGGCCACGAGGCTGTCGAGATACCTGGCGCCCGTTCCATGCTAGAAGCACTTATCGCCAGATCTAGCCCATGGGCGATCGTCACCTCGGGCACCGTCCCTCTCGTCACCGGATGGCTACGTGCTCGAGACCTGCCCACACCGCCGTCGGATCACCTCGTCACGGCAGAGTCCGTCGAGAATGGTAAACCTGACCCCGCCTGCTACCGCCTCGGCCGTGAGCGTCTCAGTCTGCAGGCGGAGGACGCCCAggtcctcgtcctcgaggaCAGCCCAGCAGGGATCCGCGCAGGAAAAGCAGCAGGCTGCAAAGTTCTCGGCCTGGTAACTAGCCATACCGTTGAGCAGGTCATCGCTGCAGAACCAGACTGGGTCGTTCGAGACCTCTCCTCAGTCAAGGTGCTTCGGAGCGAGGGCGGAAAGGTGACTATCGAGATTTCAAATGCGCTCCGAATATAA